GCATATAATAACTATGATTGCACAAATATTCCACTCTTATTTGATCTTGGGAGTAGACAAGtacaaagatataaaagaaagtACACAAGAAGTCTCTAAAGCACAAATAATAAGCCATTACAAGCCATCCAGCCACGAAAGATGCCTTTTTGATAATTGATACTAAACAACTCTTGCACACCAAATTATACAGGATGAATGTCTCATGGCCACTCCAATCATTAGCAGTGGTGGTACACAAGGTGACCGAATATGGAATTCGTCAAAGGGAAAAAGCATCAACTTCTCAGAGCATTATATGCATGTTCAAATAAAAGCATTGAAACTAATCAGCCCAACTAATCAAGCTTTCAGccattatatttttcccaataTATAAACCAACCAACTATCCAAATTACAGGAAAGAACAGTACTGATGCAGAATATGACTGACAACAGTCATACAGgcacactataattgaaaatctGACATCACACCAGGGGAATGGTATCTCACTACAACAGAGTAATCACAACTCACACAACCAACTGGAAAACAAATTCTCACTCAACTAACTGTCACTAACTAGAGTACATCAATATTTATAGACTAGTACTAAAAGGCCACTGATTTACCACTCCAAAAGGCAATAGGAATATCaaatacataaataataattaccaAAAGGACTCTAAAAACAATCTATTCATGCAAATGCCAAGTTCAAAAGGCAAGAGCAATTTTCTAAAACTCACCAGAGGCCTTATCAGCAAAACCAAGAGCTCGAAACAACTCAGGGGCGTGTTTTCGCTGCAGAACACAGACAAAAAGGTCCAAAACCTCGTCACTCTGAAACTCACCCGTTAACCCAAATGCACTCAAAAGCAGCAAAAACCTAAAAATCTTCCAAGAATTCTCCACCCCCACGCTCAACTTTGCCTTCCACTCAACGGCTAGTTTCACTGCCTCTTCTCTCACTTCTGCTTTAATAACCGGTCTTACTCGCATCAACTCCTCTAACAAAAGCACAGAACTCCTCCTTACAGCAGCAACCTCAGGATCTATATCTCCCTTCTTCTTTTCCAGTGAATAAAACCATTTCATTGCCTCAAGCACTAGCTTCCCCGAATCCACTGAAACCTTAAGCGCATTACATAAATCATCGCGCATCGATTCGTGGTCTTTCAAATGATGCTCATTCAAGTACAATAACAATGCCTTCCCATCATATATTGGAATGCCGTTAACAGATGGATTTTCGGGCACATATTCTTCAGTTTTCGCTTGGCTTTGGAGGGTTGTAAATTGGGTTTCTTTAGATTTAGCTTGGGATTTAAGAGTTGGAATCAATTGGGTTTCTGTACTGAATTGGATTTGAACGGTTGGAGCCAACTGGGTTTCTTTGGAAACGGATTGGGTCTCTTTGCATTTGTCTTGGGATTGAAGGGCTGGAGTCAATTGGGTCTCTTGGGATTGGAGGGTCGGAATCAATTGGGTTTCCTGGGATTTGGCTTTGGAAAGGAGAATGGGAGTGAAAAGGGTTTGTTGGAAATTGGCTTGGGATTGGAGGGATGGAGCAAGTTGGGTCTTTTCGGCTTGGAGTTTGGCTTGGATTGAATTGTGGATGGAGAGGAAGTGGTCCTCCAGGTCCTGCCATTGAAGGGTGAAATTGGCAACGGCAGCAGCGTGAGTTTTGAGGTGGTTGAAGGCTTTGCGGAGGTTCTGTTTCTTAGGCTCTGCGGGTTGAAGATCTGCAGAGCCTTTCTCCAATGTGGACGACATTTCGTTGACGAGAAACAGAAAGGGGAAGTGATGCCTGGAGAAACACTACCAGGGATTTGTGCGAGGACAGAATAataaattcttattattattaatttactaTGAattaaaagtaattaattataacttttaaaaaaattactatataattattatacttATAATCTAAAGCTAAAATCATATTAGGCTAGTTTGACAAACTACTTTCATTCtccctttatttcttttcacttcttttaaaaatatcaaatcaaaaatattttaactgtttttacactttttatattacatcaataattttttatattattattcaaataaaaaaatccactataaaataaaattttttcacttttctataaaacattgaATCTATATGTTGTCTAGTTTCCTATTTCTTCTTTGAATTATGAAAATACAAACCGAAAAATATATCATTATAAACTCTTGAATTAGaatcctcttaaattatttgttcgaatctaataaaatttaaacaagtaattatGAAAGACAACTTATATAATTCTATTAAGCTGTTTTTGTGAATATAGGCTTCTAAGGCTTAACTAACCGAAAAAATTGTCTTTATTCTCTCTTGCTTCTACaatattatatttcattttaaatttctaCACGGTATCAATCATTTTTGTGTGAATTCTAATATTTTCCTTATTCTAGTCCACGCAATTCGGAGAAAAAATCGATCCTACAAAATTGTAAGGATACATTCATTTCGATtgagttttatattaatatatatataaaaaaaaataaaaacaaaatgtagTGAGGTGTCTCGAACAGAGTTGTTAATTGGTCCAATTGCAAATTGCCCAAAGTCTACCATGGCGGATAGGTCTAAGTCTAATCACCAGTTGTctcattaataataataataataaaaagaaaaatgaaaaaaagtgaCGAAAGATGTAGAAGAAATGTCTTGTAAGGTGGAATTGGCAGTTGACTCATCCTAATtagtaaacaaaaattataacatttcTCAACAAATTGGGTTTGACAGTTCTCTTGACAAAGAAGAAGGGGCGTATTGGGTTTGGGGCCATTGTTGCTATCGGAGTTTGTTTGGCTGCTTGGGAGTTCTACCCAACCTATATCTGTTGATCCGGTGGTGGCCGAATCATGGACAGCCCTCCATGCTATAGTGTTTTTGTAAGAAAAGAGGGATGTATGATATTATTTTAGAAGGGAATGCTTTGCAAATTATTAATGAGATTAATTCGGCCGGTTCAACTTTGAGCAGGTTCGGGCATTTCATAGATGGCATCAAGACAAAATTATGCTCCTTTAAGTTCCCTCGTGTAATTCATGATTCATGTGCAAAAAGAGACAAATTCATCTGCTCACTTTTTAGCAAGAGCGGTTGTAACTTACGTTATGAATTCAGTATGGTTGGAAGAAATTCTACCTAACGTTTatgatgttgtaaaaaaaatgtCCCTCTTTCTTGATCTCaagttttttttagaatatcaataagaattaaaatttgtttaaaaaaaaaaaaattattggtatgAATAGGCAAAGAGCTCAACAATTTGCACAGCCCAGCTATTCTCGTATGTGCCTGTGTAAgcctttttatttgattttggcATACAAAGGCCCATGTGTTCTTGCAGCAAGGCACTTTGATGTTTGCTATTCCaccgtcttcttcttcttcttcttcttcttcttcttcttcttcacttctttatttatttattttttttgcaattttgtttaaaaatatacttttaGTCTACAAAACTATAAGGGCAAACGGACTCGTAGGCCTTGTTTGttttgtcataaaatattttttttggaaaaaaactttgttattttgagTGTTGGGCGttgcaaaaaatattaattaacctgaaaatgttttgaattgAGCAAGAAAATAATCTACACGAgatgtaaaatatttacatTTTTCGTTTGCATACactattttttgcttctttcgCATACCCCAAAACAGACAACCGGCAATATCTGCCCAAGCAAAGAATCTTCTCATAATTACTTGCTCAAATTAAAAGCAATACGGACAAATAATTATCCTAAATCTCAATCTCATTCCAAAAAACTTTATATTCTGCAAACTCCTATTTGACATCTCTCCTCCTTATAGCTTcttaaattatatgaaaatataaaaaatatttagcaATTTTCTATAAAagtcaaacaccaaaaaatatttttcaagccCTTCTTAAACTTGCAAACAAACAGCAGAAAACTATGcactttttttgaaaatatttttttagatgataatatttttctagCTGATAATATTTTTCGACAAAATATTCTATGCCcccaaaaacccacaaaacatcTCGACTTTCCATCTCTTTGACCTTCCATAATTTAGCTTGTCTTAATAGACTTCTAGAAGCATAAGAGCAACTCACTCTTAAGAATCAAAACAACTCATTTTCATATCCTTTTCACACCTCTCACATACGGGCCATACTCTTTGTCTAGTTCCCCCAATTGTGTAGAAAATGAATCTTGGGCCACCTAAAGCAGACCACCAAAGAatagttttatatgcaattTTGGGACCGCCAGCGGATGCCTAGTAATAAAGGGAAATGatctactttttaaaattttattctcaAAAGTGATTCTCAGatgatgtgtcatcatctcataaaatgatgacacatttcttaaaatgataaatcacatgaaattttgacacattatttgagaactaaattttagggaaaaaaatttaaaatgtgtagcatttctcaataatGAATGGTAATCATCATGTCCTTGGCCTTTAGAAAGTGTTACATGGCACAGAAGAGAATTTTGAAGAAATTGCTCTGGCATGCATGACAACATAAAATCACATCTATTGGTagtattttcatataattattattaggcTGAATGAAAACTGAACTTCACTGCTAACAAAAGGGAAGTGCTACAACAGTTAGAAACATAGCACACAGCTTAAGACCACCAAAACAGACCAAATGGAAAATTGAAGGCTTGTTATCTATTTAGTAGAGTTTTGATCAAGCCCTTCACAAGCATACTAGCAGGATGTATGTTTCTACTGCATGCACATAGGGATTGGGAAAGGCACTTCATCCTTGCAGGCCGATGATGCCTGCAAGATAAAtattaaacttgaaattaaatttggatCGTTAAAAAACTCAATCTTAggtattgtagtttttttaacagaacctaagccaaatccaacagAATATTTGTCCAACCTAGAGATGATTAACTACAAAATTTCACTCAGTTGGAGATTATGCATGGCCGTGTCTGTATATGATTGACATCATCTCTAGAATtgaaatttgtttaaaataaaataaaaaaaattattggcaTAAATAGGCAGAGAGCTCAACAATTTGCACAGCCCAGCTACTCTCGTATGTGCATGTGTAAGccttttatttgattttggcATACAAAGGCCCATGTTCTTGCAGCAAGGCACTTTGATGTTTCCTATTCCAccgtcttttccttttttcttttttttttttcttttttttttttctttttttgacaattttgtttaaaaatatacttttaGTCTACAAAATAATAAGGGCAAATGGACTCTTAGGCTTGTTTGttttgtcataaaatatttttttgaaaaaagacttTCTAATTTTGAGTATCTAGCGTTGCAAAAAATATTAGTTAatctaaaaatgttttgaattgaGCAAAAAAAATAGTCTACACgatacgtaaaatattttcacttttcatttgcatacatcattttttgttgctttCGCATATCCCAAAACACGCAACCGACAGAGCTTACCTGCCTAAGCAAAGAATCCTCTTATGATTGCTTGCCCAAATTAAAAGCAATACAGACAAATAATTACTTTAAATCTCAATCTCAATCTCATTTCCAAAAACTTTATATTCTTATAAACTCTCTTCTTCTACAAACTCTTATTCCCCATCTCTTCTCTTCCTTATAGCTTCTcgaattatataaaaatataaaaaaaaaaatatatttagcaattttttataagtcaaacaccaaaaaattatttttcaagccCTTCTTAAGCTTGCAATCAAACAGCagaaaaatatgcactttttttgaaaatatttttttagctaataatatttttcgacaaaatattttatgcccCAAAAAACCCACAAACATCTCGACTTTCCATCTCTTTGACCTTCCATAATTTAGCTTGTCTTAATAGACTTCTAGAAGCATAAGAGCAACTCACTCTCAAGCATCAAAACAACTCATTTTCATATCCATTTCACTCCTCTCACATACGGGCCATACTCTTTGTCTTGTTCCCCCAATTGTGTAGAAAATGAATCTTGAGCCACCTAAAGGAGACCACCAAAGAATAATTTTATATGCAATTTTGGGACCGCAAGCAGATGCCcactaataaaagaaaatactctactttttaaatttttaggggtaattactttttctccatgaactaccaaaaaatgcgcgatgcctccatgaactaccaattcaaccaaaatagagcattcaactatcaaAGACAACCATCTTCCCTCATTCTGTCAGTTAGAggagttaaaagaaacagtcaacggatCATATGCCATTTTACATGAGGGCATATTGaaaaatggtggtagttcatgaaaaaaaagaggaagaaaataaaggtaaaacggcgtgtgatggtcacgtgacccgttgaccgtttgttttaactcctttgactgacggaaggggagaAAAAAGTTGTCTTTGGTAATTGAAAGCTCTATTTTGGTAgagttggtagtttgtaggAGAATCgcgcattttttagtagttcatgggaaaaaaaggtaattaccccatattatccacaaaaatagttctcaaatgatgtgtcattaTCCCATGAGATaataacatatttttcaaaatgataaatcacataaaattgtAACGCAtcatttaaaaagtaaatttagggaaaaaaaatttagaatgtgTAGTACTTCTCAATAATGAATTGTATTCGTCATGTCCTTGGCCTTAGAAAGTGTTACATGGCACAGAAGAGAATTTTGAAGAAATTGCTCTGGCATGTATGACAACACAAAATCGCATCCATTGGTAGTATtttgatataattattattaggcTGAATGAAAACTTAACTTCATTGCTAACAAAAGGAAAGTGCTACAACAGTTAGAAACATAGCACACAACTTAAGACCACCAAAACAGACCAAATGGAAAATAGAaggtttgttatttatttagaaGAGTTTTGATCAAGCCCTTCACAAGCATACTAGCAGGATGTATGTTTCTACTGCATGCACATAGGGATTGGGAAAGGCACTTCATCCTTGCAGGCCGATGATACCTGCAagataaatattaaacttaaaattaaatttggatcGTTAAAAAACTCAAGCTtaggtgctgtagttttttttttccaaagccAAATCCAACAGAATATTTGTCCAACCTAGAGATGATTAACTACAAAATTTCACTCAGTTGGAGATTATGCATGGCCGTGTCTGTATATGATTCACATCATCTCTAGAAGAACTAGAAGCAGGACCCTTAGCTACTATGCTACATAAAAAATAGGTTGTCTAGGATGTTTAAGAtatgttttgattttatttcagTATGATATAGCAAATTTACATACCACAAGCTACCCGGCCACCGGCATTTCCAGTGCTTTTGCTAAGTTCATGTCCCCCTGGATATAAGAACAATAACATTGGATTAGATGGGGCAAGAAAAGACAgaagaaaatatgaaataagtaaataaataacagtGACCTATCAGGGCAAGTCATTACCCATTGCATATCCACAAGGAAATTATTTTCAACCAGCAAAAGCAGACAAAATTTACATAAGTAATCATCAAATATAGAGAGGGCTGGCTAGCAAGATGACCAAAACTAATGATCGATGATTAACATACACGGCCCAATTCATTTGTACTGCTCCAGAAAGATGGCTAATGCCACTTTTGGAGATTAAGGTCAAAAGCACTTGGGAAATGGCAAAAACTCAATTACAAATGTTGATATTAGAAAACAATTCTGAGGTGtagcttaggaaaaaaaaaacagaggtaAGATCATCAAGGAGAAACTGTGACCAACTACCTCCCCTTTGGAAACAAGCATCCCTTTTCAATACTGGGCTTATTTTTGGTATAATCAAGAACTTGAGTGACTATAATTTCAACTTTTAATACACTTGCCGGAGGATATCGAAATCTCAGCTTTTAATATTTATGCAAAATATCTAGAGCTCTAGCTTGAAGTAGCACCAAAAACCCAGAATAATGGCAAAAGCAGCTACTTCTATTTCTTTATTACTCGAGGAAAATATAATTGATTAAAACATATAAGAACTCTGATTTTGAGTATTCTCAGCCACTGATAGCTGGCTCTAATCATCAATGGTTATCAGGAAGCCAAAACTATAGCAGAAACACTTAAAAGGAGAGTCTCAAAAGTGGGTAAAATTACCCTTGCCAAGGTCATCTGGATCCCCGTGGACAACAACAGCCCTTCCAATAATGGAATGTGGTCCAAAAAGTGGAATCTGCAAATATAGGAACATATGAGTAAAAGGaactaaagaaataaaacatgggttaaaattaaataaaaaataaggcaAACCTGCTTGTCAATTATTGTGAAAGTGGCAGTGCCTGTATCAGAAGAGCATACTGAGTGTTAGTGCTCCACaagtataaaaatatattcatatcACAAGTGTTCTTATCAGTTGAAAAAACAGTATAAACAATTtcccaataaaaaaagaaagaaaaagaatttaataaaatctaATGATTGCAAGTCATCAAAGAACAACTTTAAAGCTGTAAAGGTAAATATACAACACATACCATCACCACCAACAGTGACATTTCCCAGATCGCCGGCATGACGATTCTCATCCTCAGGAGCACCATGCTCTTTTCCAGCAGGATTGAAATGTGGTCCTGCAAGCAGATAGATCAAAAAAGTAAAGACAAAAGGGAATTTAATTGGAACAAAATGGGGTTTGCTCTGAATACTTTAGATACAAAGAAACAAACATTACGATCTTTGGGCTGTACCAGTTGACAAGCAACCATTTGTTGTGTCCCCAAGCGCATGGACATGGAACCCATGGAGCCCAGGCTTAAGGCCAGAAATATTTCCAGTTACTGTAGTTGGGCCTGAATATTTTGAACCAAAAGCAATTATTTTAAATAGGAAAAATAGCAATTACATTTCCTGAATGATCAGAAAGGATTTCTCAAGTTACCATCAGCTTCTTGGGTAAAGTGGATAGTCCCACGGACACCCTCACTGTTGCCAAGAACAGCCACGGCCTTCACCATCGTTCTATGTGATCTAAATAGAATGGCTTATTAGAACCATATATAAGACAatcttaaaaaggaaaaaggacaGACAAAATATGGAAAGAGCAATACAACTAATAAACGGATCAATCTAGGATAAGATAAAAATTGTAGAATGGGTCAAACTAGATTTCAGTTATGGTAATTGAAAAATTAGACCTTTTCAGTTATGTTTAGATagccaaaagaaaaatgctTTTCCAACAATTCACGACGAAGATGCAATAAATGAGAATAACCGATAATCTAACTCTTAACTTCTGATTTCTCCTTTGCAAAAAACCTTttcttggaaaagaaaaattgatggTCCAATATAAACGTATATTGCATATCAACGTAAAAGGAAGCCACTTGCTGTCAAATAatctaaacaacaaaaaaactaaaataagcaGATACATACATATAATAGCTATACAAGTCATGATAACCATTACCtagcaaaaaattaaacttgGCTAACTCAACTATATGGCCTAATTGAGGtgaatattcatttttttttttttcctttcaaaaaccAGTAGGTAGATGAAAGATAGTGAAACTAGAGAAAAAGATATCACATAAGATTCGAGATCATATATGGGTTGCTTTATCCACTCAATTTTTTATTGCATCCACACTCCAATCTGTCAATCAACAAAACTTGCATGGACAGAGGATGAAGCAGATGCAGCTGAAATTCAAGTCAAAATAAGACTACCCATCATGGTTTCTCTTAATTTCCAAGACATTCTCAACATCCAACCGAAGAATATAATAAACATAGAGCAAAATCAAActgaaaaatgaagagaataaaaaagttaCCTAGAGCATCATTATCTAACTCAACTAACCCAAGAACTGATGCGATTTCACAAACTTAGCTACATACTCCTTAAAGTTTGACTTCATCAACAGTCATAAGAAAGGAACATTTGGTTTACATGTAAAACAAACAGCAGATCTTCAAAGATCAACAGCAGATCAAgcaaattatgaaaaaaaaaaaaaaaaaaaaaaaaaaaaaaaataggaagggAGCAGTTTTTGTCATGAATCGGATAAATTAACCAAAACCCAGATGATAAACCACAATCGAAACCCAAGTGGCCGGAAAAAATCAAGAGTGAAAGGCATGGAAAATGAGGGAATCAAAGCTCACCTCAGAACACCCCACCGGAGTTGacaaagaaagaggaagagagcTTTGGAAAAAATCTCAATCTAGTGGAACTGGATTGTTTGGCTGCTTTTATAGAAGCCAGGTATATGACCGAAAAAAGAAGGGTAGAGTGAAGTACCACCGAGCCAATGGTGTTCTAGACTGTTCCTTCACCTACCCATGTTTTGGGCTGTAAATggtatatatttaaaatttagaattaaatacatatttgatacacgataatttaaaaattttaatttttttttatatctcaGTTTCAATTAACATTATAGGTggtatttgaattttaaaaaaagacggAATCAATACTTCCTTATCTATTTTTTCGTTCAATATTTAACGGTCTACCATGTGTCAATCTCggaaggttgacacgtggcacaatattaaaaaataaaaatatttaaaaattaattaaaaaattaaaattaaaaaaacttaaaaatattaaaacttaaaaaaaaaaaaaaaaaaaaaggcggctgagccacccccttggcccgctgaggggtggccaaaccatcccctatggccaaagagaaaaaaaaaaattgtgagagtTTTgacctttggggtggccgaaccacccccatgggctatggggtggttcggccgcCGAATCAcccattttttaataatttttttaaaagtttttaatattttaatattttaaagtttttttaattttttttttttttatattgtgtcaTGTGTCAACCCTTAGAGGTTGCACGTGGCAGACTGTTAACtattggacggaaaaatagacggaggtactAATTctgtcttttttcaaaattcaagtACCCTTTGTGATTCGAATTGAAACgaaagtaccaaaaaataaagtttttaaactacaagtactaaatatgtatttaatcctaaaattTACATAAGaatcacatacatttttattttttttaattgtcttaaagttaatttgaaaaataaaaaactttatccTACTCGAAAACTGTGTTCAaatatattttgacaaaaataaacataaaaaattatttattatttttcttcttaaaataatttttcaaaaaaggaaaaaaaccgTCCCCAATCCAAACTATATGATTATGAAGTTTGTATATGTTGAAGGCTCCTTAGACTTATGACTAGTTAAGTATAAGAAGACcaaccattaaaatattaaaaatgataatGCCTTCCATGGGCTGATGATCAAGAAAGTTGTTCGATAATTAAATTAtgataaatgctattttttatacttgtttatcatatttattttataacgGCTTACGTTGTATGTTTTAAGAGACTTCTCATGTCAGttacttaaaaataaagtgtttacTACTTAAAACACATCACATCTGCCAATGTAAAATATGTATAAAGAGTAACATTACCCTTAAGTCATTTGCATTTGTGAAGGCCATCAATTTCgagttcatttttttaaaataaaaaattgagagggCCATGAGTGTTAAAGGATGTAAATTTTTGGacaaaatttcttacaaatcggtttgtatgaaattttctataatCCATATATAAGAGTAACATGTAAgaatcacatgttgttttaatagcatgttttgttttaattgtatatgtttctcacatgtttttttaatagcattaataaaaaaaaaaaaaaatgtgattctcacatgcttaaataacacatgtcactcttatatgtgagttataaaaaatttcctacaaactagtttgtaggaaatttatgtcataAATTATTTGAGATAACTATTGATTTGTATctcataaataaaatgatttagaTGATTTGGTTATTTgaaattaagggatttgatttgtacttgaaattattcaaacatttctaaagctctataaatagagcattGTACTCAAATCATATTATGA
Above is a genomic segment from Alnus glutinosa chromosome 12, dhAlnGlut1.1, whole genome shotgun sequence containing:
- the LOC133883081 gene encoding superoxide dismutase [Cu-Zn]; its protein translation is MVKAVAVLGNSEGVRGTIHFTQEADGPTTVTGNISGLKPGLHGFHVHALGDTTNGCLSTGPHFNPAGKEHGAPEDENRHAGDLGNVTVGGDGTATFTIIDKQIPLFGPHSIIGRAVVVHGDPDDLGKGGHELSKSTGNAGGRVACGIIGLQG
- the LOC133883079 gene encoding FRIGIDA-like protein 1; this translates as MSSTLEKGSADLQPAEPKKQNLRKAFNHLKTHAAAVANFTLQWQDLEDHFLSIHNSIQAKLQAEKTQLAPSLQSQANFQQTLFTPILLSKAKSQETQLIPTLQSQETQLTPALQSQDKCKETQSVSKETQLAPTVQIQFSTETQLIPTLKSQAKSKETQFTTLQSQAKTEEYVPENPSVNGIPIYDGKALLLYLNEHHLKDHESMRDDLCNALKVSVDSGKLVLEAMKWFYSLEKKKGDIDPEVAAVRRSSVLLLEELMRVRPVIKAEVREEAVKLAVEWKAKLSVGVENSWKIFRFLLLLSAFGLTGEFQSDEVLDLFVCVLQRKHAPELFRALGFADKASDFIQKLISQDKRLDAIRFIYAYEMVDKFPPVPLLKAHLKLAKKFAMSCKGKNSLKAQDEATNKEIAAIRAVIRCIDDYQLGSQLSPENLRNLIKHLTEKRKETKATATASGSKAQVRQQSANKRTAPDSKAQLHQQKRNKRPRRDAAFSIHSAQPSYHKPAGLYVGQGAETVAAASMPNVSVGHSWQPTHHQPESSFTGQHARYLTPSAGQYSMARSPDPPHASLPAGPYGSQHSRSLTGGPFGLMSPTQTRQYGMADSIPGTACMSSAAGHYGSSIAANGSTGRIGPAGTLTAMGYAPSSSPDRSIPYYSGHPPRTYNHYDWSVDYDALPPSIYRH